The Dyadobacter sandarakinus DNA window TTCCGAACTACAACGGAAGACACCTGTTCGAAAAGTATTTCGAGAGTAATTACAGGATTCTTCAGCGGCTCGGCACCAATGTCCAGATCATTGTCGTCGACGATGCGTCCAAGGATGATTCCGTCGCTTACCTGGAAGAACATTACGGTGACGAGATTACCATCATCCGTAAGGAACAAAATTCAGGCTTTTCACACACCTGCAATCTGGGCATCCAGCAAGCAAACAACGATCTGATATTTCTTCTCAATACCGATGTGACCCTTGAAGAAGGTTATTTTGAGAAGCTTTACAAATATTTTGAGCTGGAAGACACCTTTGGTGTTATGGGGCGCATTATCGGAATGGATGACGACAATATCCTGGATGCCGCCCGCTCACCCAAAATCCTGGGGAGAAAGATTAAACCGAGCAACTTCTTCTATTTGCAGGATTCCGATAGTCTTACGCCGACTTTTTACCTTTCCGGTGCCATCGCGCTGATGGATACGCGTAAACTGAAAGCGATCAACGGTTTCAATGAAATGTTTAACCCTTATTACGGGGAAGATCAGGAAATGTCGATCCGCGCGTGGCGACTCGGCTGGAAATGCTACTACGAGCACAATGCAGTGTGCCGGCACGAGGTTTCGGCCAGTACCAAGGGGCATAAGGACAATTATTCTGTCAAAAGAATTTATTTCCGCAACCGGTACTACATGCACCACCTGCACCTGCACGGCATTGACCTGAATCTGTATCATTTGCAGGTAATTCTGAGCGATGTCATTCCCAGTATCCTGACGTTCCAGTTTTATAAAGCGCAGGCTTACTTCGATTTTCTGCAGAATATGAACGAGCTGAAACTGAAGAAGACAGCGTTCACCAAGCAGATGAAAACCTACAAATCGAACATTGGCATCAAGGAAATTATGGAGAACATCCATTTCATGCTACAACACAAGCAGGTAATTAAATTATAGTCACGGGCGGGTTTTCTGCCGATATGGGTTAATTTTGACCCTCTAAAAACCGGAAATCTCACGATTTCCGGCTATTTTACTTTCAGGCGTGCCAGTCGCGCCCTTATTGCTGATGAAGACATATTTCAGATTACTTTCTTTTGCCCAACCCATTGCGAGATTCGCTGTACCCTACATCATTTTCACTGTTCTCGGGGTTATTTTCAATACATTAAACCTTGCACTTCTGGTACCCCTGCTGAGCACGTTGTTCAGCACGAGGGAAACTGCCGTACCCGTGCATAAGCCTGAAAGCTGGTGGGAGGTGACGGATGTCATGACCTACTACGCACAGCTGGCCAACCAGACCTACGGTCCGCATACGGCCCTTCAGATCGTGTGCGGCGTGATTGTGCTTTCCGTGATGTTCTCCAATGTTTTCAAATACTTTTCGCAGCGGGTTATGGAAAACCTGCGCATTCATACCCTGCTGAATCTGCGAAAAACGGTTTTTGACAATGTAATGAACCTGCACACGGGCTATTTCAGCAACCAGCGGAAAGGTGATATTATTTCAAAGATTGCGTCGGACGTTCAGGTGGTGCAATTTTCTGTGACAGGGACGCTGCAGGTCGTATTCAAGGAGCCGCTTCAGCTGATTGCCTACGTGTTCATGCTTTTTGCGATTTCGGTGAAGCTTACCTTTTTTGCAGTACTTGTAATTCCGATCTCCGCATTTCTGATTTCAAAGATTGTCAAGAGATTAAAGGAGCAGGCGACCCAGGCGCAGCAGTTGTTCGGGTTGATGATCAGTTACTTGGATGAAGCACTTTCGGGCATCAAGATCATCAAGGCATTCAATGCCACCCAGGATATCAAGGACAAATTTCATCAGGAAAATATCCGCTACTCCGAGCTGGGCAGGAAAATGGCGCGCCGGCAGCAGCTTGGCGGGCCCGTATCCGAATTTCTGGGTGTGCTGATGGTAGCGGTCATTGTACTCTACGGCGGCACGCTGATCCTCGACAATCAGTCTGAGCTCACCGTGCCCAAGTTCATCGGGTATATTGCCCTGTTTTCGCAGGTGATGCGCCCGGCCAAAGCACTTACAGACTCGTTCAGCACCATTCACGCGGGCATCGCTGCGGGTGAGCGTGTACTTGAACTGATTGACGAAAAACCCGCGATACAGGACGGGCCCGATGCCATTCACGTACAGGAATTCAGAGAATCCATCAGGCTTCACGACCTGTCGTTCTCCTACCCCGGCCGGCAGGTGCTCAAATCAATCAACCTGACCATACCGAAAGGAAAGACGATTGCGCTGGTAGGTCCGTCGGGCGGTGGCAAGTCAACGCTGATGGACCTCATACCAAGGTTTATCGAGGCAGATCAAGGAAGTGTTACGCTGGACGGACTCGATACCCGCCAGATCAGGCTCGAATCGCTCTGGTCGCTGATTGGTGTTGTGAACCAGGAGTCGGTACTTTTCAATGAAACCATCCACGCCAACATTGCATTCGGCGTTCCGGGTGCTACCCGCGAGGCTGTGGAAGCGGCAGCCAGGGTGGCCAATGCACATGAATTTATCATGCAAACGGAGCACGGGTACAATACAAACATCGGCGACCGTGGCGTGAAGCTCTCGGGCGGACAAAAGCAGCGCCTCTGCATTGCGCGGGCCGTACTCAAAAATCCACCTGTCATGTTGCTCGACGAAGCTACGTCTGCCCTTGATACGGAATCAGAAAAGCTGGTTCAGGAAGCATTGAACAACCTGATGAGAAACCGCACTTCCCTGGTTATCGCACACAGACTCAGCACCATCCAGAGTGCCGATTGCATTGTGGTACTGGAAGACGGATGCATTGTAGAGCAGGGCAACCATGCGGAACTGATGGCGAGGGAAGGCCTTTACCGCAGGTTGGTGGACATGCAGCAGTTTACCGAAATATGATGGAAAACGCTGCGCTGGTATCGATTGCATTGTGCACCTACAACGGAGCCGAATTCCTGGAATTACAGTTGCAGTCGGTTATAGCTCAGTCATTCAAAAAATGGCAGCTGGTGGTAGTGGACGATTGTTCCACGGATGAAACCTGGAATATTTTGCAACGCTACGCCGGAGCGGACGAGCGCATCAGTCTGCACCGGAATGCGGATAATATGGGCTACAACCGTAATTTTGAGAAAGCAGTACAGCTGTGTGACGGTGATTACATTGCCATTTGTGACCAGGATGATGTATGGCATCCCGACAAGCTGCAGACACAGCTGAATGCAATGAGTGACCATCAGCTGGTGTACCACGACTCGGCATTGATCGACCAGCACGGTAAGCCGATGCATGTTTCAATTTCTGAAAGATTCAACTTTTACCGGGGCAGTGAGCCCGAAGTTTTCCTGTACATGAACTGTGTATCCGGACATACGATTCTGATGAAACGCAGCCTGCTGCAGCGTGCGCTACCTTTTCCGCACCACTTTCATTACGACCAGTGGCTGGCATTTGTGGCGGCTGGTACAGGCTCGATTGACTTCATACCCGAAAACCTTGTCCAGTACCGTCAGCACCGGAATAATAACACTGACCTGCTTGCATTGCATGTAAAGAAAAGAAGTGCGCAGGAACGCATCAGACAACTTGAACGTGAGGAAGAGTGGCTCGCCTTGTGCTCGCGGCTAGGAGAAACCCACCGCGAACTCATCGGGCGGCTCTGGCAGCTTTGCCGCATCAGAAACAATTCATTTATGAACCTCCGTTACGGCATTGAGATCTGGAAAAATCGCCGGACGCTTTTATATCTGCTCAAAAAACCCGCTACAAGCAAGTTTTTTTATACGCTGAGGAAAATATGGGGACGCAAAGCCAAGGTACTGGCCTGAACCCCGTCAACAAATAACGTATGAACCCGATCGTCAGCATTATCATACCCTCTTACAACTACGGTTTTGTTATTGGCGAAACCCTGCGCAACATTCAGGATCAGTCATTTCAAAACTGGGAAGCGATCATTGTGGACGATGGCTCGCGCGACAATACGGCGGCGGTCGTCAGGCAATTTGTGGATACGGATGCGCGCATCCGCTTCTTCCCCCAGGAAAATAAGGGCGTGTCGGCAGCCCGCAACCTGGGTTTTCAAAAGGCTAACGGGAAATACATCCAGTTTCTGGATGCCGACGACCTGCTGAGTCGCGACAAGCTGACATTACAGGTCGATTTTCTGGAAAGAAACCCGGATACGGACATTTCGTACACGGACCATATTTACTTTGAGACCAATAAGCCGGACATTCATTATCCGGATTATGAAATGAACCACCACAACTGGCTGCCTAAGATTGACGCGAGGGGGTATGAGGTTGTTAATGTGCTGATATACTCCAACATAGCTGTTGTAAGTAGTCCCTTGCTCCGGCGGGAGATTGTTGAAAAAGTAAATGGATTTCCCGAGTACAGCAACTATACCGAGGATTGGGAGTTCTGGTTTTTGTGTGCCGTAAATGGTGCCCGCTACACTTTCCTCAACCATCCCGATGCCCTTACGATGATCCGCATTCACCAGCGCAATACCAGCCGGAACATCCAGATCATGCAGGCCGGCGAGCTGAAGTACCGTAAAAGGATTGTTGCGAATGTGCAGCAATCTGCATTTTTGAGCGGGGAAGAGAAAGAGCGGCTGCTAGCCAAAAACGAGGCGAGCACCCATAAGCTTTACAAGTACATGATGTACCATGCAAACCTGGCGAGCCCGGAGCAGCTCAGGACCATGTACGGACTCACAAGCTTCAAGACGTTTGTTTCATTTTACTTCAAAGCCCTCAACTACAAGCGGAAGGCGCTTTTCAAAAAATCAAGGTAAATGGTACCCGAAAATGCACAAAGCCCGGTGGAGATCGACATCATCATGCTCAGCTATGCCAGCAGCAATGCTTTAAAGAAGATCACCGAAGATGCCGTCCGGTCCCTGCAGGCTTCCGAAAATCCCGCAGAAGTGAAGTTTAACATTGTCGTGCTGGAATCGAACAAGTCGCTGAAACCTTACCGGTACCCGGGTACGACTACCTTATATCCTTGGCAGCAGTTTGGCTACCACCGCTACATGAACATCGGGATCCGCAAAACCAGTGCGCCGTATGTGTGTATCTGCAACAACGACCTTATTTTTCATCCCGGCTGGGCCAGTGAAATCCTCAAAGCATTCCGATCGGATCCGGAACTCGTGAGCGTATCCCCGGCGTGCAGTGTGCATCATCCCGAGCACGGCATTGCTCTGAACTCCGGCTTACATTACGGCTATGAGGTACGTAAGGAACTCATCGGCTGGTGCCTGCTTTTTAAAAGGAGCATACTGAAAACGACCGGCCGCCTGGATCCTGCTTTTAAGTTCTGGTATGCTGATAATGATTACAGCAATACACTTCAGAAGTTCGGGCTCAAACACGCCTTGGTGACTTCCTCCATTGTCGATCACCTGGAAAGCCGCACGCTGAACACGAAGAATGTGAAAGAGCGGCTTGAACTGACGAGCCGCGAGCGGTTTTACTACGAGTACAAATGGGAAGGTCGAAGCTACTTCTCCTATCTCAACCGGCTGCGTAAATTTTATACGGAGCTCAAAAAAATCCGGTGATCAGACCGACTTTCTCATTCTCACCAGCGCAATCATCAGCTTGAAAGGAAAGGAAAGTGTAGCAACCCGTGACCTCCGCGTACTCCATACCAGGCGCAGCAGCTGTAATTTTGTAAAATTTTCCTTGTTGATACAGTCCTGTAAAAACAAGGTCAGAACATGCCTTTCCAGGCTTTTGAGGTTCTTTTCAGGCAGGTTGTCTGCATTCACCGGGAGAATATGGCTCCATTTTTCGTGCACCTTCACGATTTCTTCCAGCCAGGTATGATCAAAATTCCCTTCGGAAAAATGCCTGAGCAGGATTTCAAATGTGACGGCTACCTCATACGCCTGTCCCGCTGCGATAGCGAAATCCAAGTCATACCCATGGAAGCGCCTCAGTAAATGTTCATCAAACGGATACCTGACCGCCGCTTCTTTCCGTGCACAAAACCAGCAGCCATCCACACAGGCAACGCGCGACAACTTCTCATTCCGGGGATTCCGGAGGTCAGCCTTATCAGGTGCGCCGGAATGCCGGTATCCCTGAATAAGATTGCAGTAAAAGCCGCCATTTTCCTGCAAATGGTAATTGTACCAGCTTGACGGGCAAAGACTTTTGTATCCGCCTCCCGCAATGCCGACGATCCCAAGCCTGGCATTCTCATCAAAAATTTCCACTATTTTCTGCCCCCAGTCCGGTGTCAGCATTTCAATATCTTCATGCATGTAGCAAATGATATCGTACCTGGCCGCACGTGTAACTTCATTGTAAACCGCACAAATTCCCCTCCGAGCCGCAGCATTGTCGATTGCAATAATCTCGTGTGGTACCCCGATGGTGGCTTCAATGCTCGACTTAGCCTGTGAAAGATCGGCAGGCCGGACGGAACAGATAACAATGGAAATCATGAAAAATAGACCGTGAAGATGGTGGGCAAAGTTAATGTTTTAAGTAGAATACGACCCGGCAGCGCATTTATTACCAAAATCCCTATACGTATGAAACGCATTCTGTTCCTCCTGCTGCTGGTAGTCCATACCACGGCATTTGCCCAGCTCAAACTTGCAAGGCTCTTCTCCGACCACGTGGTATTGCAGCGCCAGAAACCCATCCCTGTATGGGGCTGGGCAGCTCCGGGCGAACGTGTGAAGGTAATGCTTGCCAGCCAGACGCTGAGCACCAAAGCCGACGCCAATGGAAAATGGGCCGTACGCTTTGCCCCGCTCGAAGCAGGCGGGCCGCATACCATCACTGCCACGGCAAAGTCGGGCAGCCTGTCGGTCAACGACGTACTCATTGGTGAGGTATGGCTTTGTTCAGGCCAGTCCAATATGGAATGGACCGTTGCCTCGGCCAAAAACTACGAGCAGGAGCGCAAAAATGCAGATTACCCCCAGATACGTCATTTCCGTGTGGACCATGAGGTGACGCTCACCCCCGAGCAGGACCTGAAAACCGGTGAGTGGAAAGTTGCGTCGCCGGAGTCGGTCGGCGGTTTTTCGGCAGTGGGATTTTTCTTTGCACGGGAAATTTATGAAAAGCTGCACGTGCCGGTCGGGCTGCTGCATTCCTCCTGGGGTGGCTCCCAGATTGAAGGCTGGATCAGCAAGGAAGCGATGCTTACCGACCCCGAGCTCAAATCCTATGTGGCAACCATGCCCAAAACCTGGGAGCAGGCGGATGGTATCATGGACGAAAAATTAAAAAAACAACTATTCAAAAAAGCAGGCTATACGCCGTCGCCAGAAGATGAAAAGGCTTACGCGAGCGGAAAAGCTGCTTTTTCAGCCTGGCAAAAAGTCGAAGATCCTATCGGGCAGTGGGACTGGAAAGGTCTGATGGGCTTTCGCGGACAGGCATTTATGGCCAAGGAAGTCGATATTCCCGCTGAAATTGCAAGTAAAGAGACGATCCTGTCGCTTCCTGAAAATGATAGTCCAAATGTGATCTGGATCAATGGAAAGATCGTTCACGAAGGCACTCAGAAAGGAGTGCGGAAGATCACTGTACCGGCCGGAACCTGGTCGGCAGGCAGCAACCAACTTGTTGTTAAAATGGGAAATATGGTGGCAAATGCATGGTTCGGACCGGGAATGATGGGTTCAGCAGGCGACCTTTACGTGGAAGCCGGCGGACAAAAGGTGAGCCTCGCCAAAGACTGGTACCTGATGCCCTCGTTTGCTTCGCCCCACCAGTACGCTCACCTGATGAACAATGTCGGTACAACGATTTACAATGCCATGATCGCTCCATTGGTTCCTTTTGGCATACGCGGTACGCTCTGGTACCAGGGCGAAACTAACACAGGGCGCGCCTACCAGTACCGCCGTACGTTTCCGCTGATGATCAAAGACTGGCGCAAGGCATGGAACGACGAGTTTTCTTTCTACTGGGTTCAGCTGTCCAGCTTCGGACCCGAAACTGACAGCAACAAAGGCAGCAACTGGGCCGAGCTGCGCGAAGCGCAGAACATGACGCTTGAACTGCCCAAAACAGGCATGGCGGTCACAACCGATGTGGGCAACCCAAAAGACATTCACCCCACCAACAAGCAGGATGTCGGTCACCGGCTGGCGGTAAATGCATTGAAGATGGATTACGGGATGGATTTACCTTATGCCTCTCCCCTATACGATAAAATGTCAGTGGAAGGCAGCAAGGCTGTTATCACTTTCAAACATGCGGAGCAGGGCCTTGTGGTTAAGGATCGGTACGGCTACCTGAAAGGTTTTGAAATCGCCGGCGAAGATAAGGTATTCCATTTTGCAAAGGCAGAAGTGGATGGAGGTAAAGTCATCGTGTCGCATCCTGCCGTGACGCGCCCGGTAGCCGTGCGCTACGCCTGGGCGTATGCCCCGGACGATGCCAACCTGTATGGTCAGGACAACCTGCCTGCAAGTCCCTTCCGCACAGACGACTGGCCCGGCACAACCATCAATGCCAAATTCGAGTAAGTAATTCCGGAAACTTATACTGCTGACCCACTGATGCGATTTCTACAATCTGTTGCCGCAGCCGCTGCTTTCTGCGGATTTGCTTTTATAACTGCCGGAGACCAGGACGGTGAAAACTCCGGTAAGAACTGGGCCGAGTACCTGGGCGGTCCGGGCCGCAATCATTACTCTACCCTCAGTCAGATCAACACCGGCAATGTACAAAAGCTCAAAGTGGCCTGGACGTATGCCATGCCGGACTCAGGCCAGACGCAGGTAAATCCGCTGATTGTGGATGGGGTGCTTTATGGCGTGACCAGCGGGGTTCAGGCATTTGCACTCGACGCAGCTACCGGCCGGGAGCTGTGGATGTTTGGGGATAAATCAAAAGTAGGCTCCAATACCAGCCGGGGGCTTACCTACTGGACTGACGGACGCGAAAAGGTGATTTTTCATAGCATGGGCCCGTACCTGTACGCGCTGGATGCACGCACAGGCAAGATAATGGAACGCTTCGGCGATCATGGGCGCATAGACCTGCATACCGGTCTTCCCGATATTGCGCAGGACAAATACATGGTATCCAACACGCCCGGAACCATCTTTGAAGACCTGATCATCATGCCGTTGAGGCTTTCGGAAGAATCGGATGCCGCGCCGGGTGATCTGCGCGCATTCAATGTGCGGACAGGAAAGCTGGAATGGACGTTTCATACGATCCCTTACCCCGGTGAATTTGGCTACGAGACGTTTCCACCGGATGCATATCAAAACACCTATACTGGCGGAGCCAACAACTGGGCGGGCATGGCAATCGACCGCAAGTCAGGGATCCTGTTTGTTCCTACGGGATCCGCCGGATACGACTTTTATGGCGGCAAGCGCAAGGGTGCCAACCTTTTTGCCAACTGCCTTCTCGCAATCGATGCCCGCACGGGCAAGCGGATCTGGCATTACCAGACGATGCACCACGACATCTGGGATCGTGACCTTCCCGCACCGCCAAACCTGATTACGGTGAAGAAAAATGGCAAAACCCTTGAAGCAGTAGCGCAGGTCAGCAAGCAGGGCTATGTTTTTGTTTTTGAAAGAAAAACGGGAAAACCTGTATACCCGATCAAGGAAGTGAATGCGCCCCTGGATGCGCTGCCCGGAGAATTTCCGTGGCCAACCCAGCCCGTCCCCGCCCAGCCGGCACCATTTGCCCGGCAGGCTTATACGCTTACAGAAAAGGATATCAGTCCCTATGCGCCGGATCGCGATTCACTGCGTGCGAAGTTCAGTACGTACCGCCGGGAGCTGTTTGCTGCGCCCAGCCGGGAAGGTACGGTCATTATGCCCGGATTTGATGGCGGAGCTGAGTGGGGAGGCGCAGCCGCTGATCCGGACCGCGGAATTTTGTACGTCAACAGCAATGAAATGGCCTGGATCCTGACCATGAAAGATACGCCTAAGGCAAGTGACCTGGCTGCATTGACTCCCGGGCAAAAAGTGTACAGCACCTACTGCACTACTTGCCACGGACCGGAGCGTAAAGGAAATGCAAAAAGTGGATATCCATCGCTCCTGGGCATCGGGCAGCGGCGTGATCATGCATATGTAAGCCAGCTGCTCACCACAGGTAAGGGCATGATGCCCGGGTTCACCATGCTTTCTGCGGGCGAAAAAGCCGCACTGATCGCTTTTTTGTTTGAAGAAGAAAAAACGGAACCCGGCAGCGATCTGCCTGCATCCAGAAAAACCTTCCTGCCATATCAAAGCACCGGGTACAACAAATTCCTGGACGCAAACGGCCTTCCTGCGATTGCACCGCCCTGGGGTACGCTCAATGCAATCAACCTGAATACCGGCGAGTACCTCTGGAAAATTCCTTTTGGTGAAATCGAGAGCCTGCGTAACAAAGGGATACCTGTTACCGGATCCGAAAACTACGGTGGGCCTGTGGTCACGGCGGGCGGATTGCTGTTCATAGCGGCTACCCGCGACGGCAAGTTTCATGCTTATGATAAAAAAACAGGTAAGCTCCTGTGGGAAACGCAGCTGCCCGCCGCAGGCTTTGCAACTCCCTCGACCTACGAAGTCAATGGAAAGCAATACGTGGTGATCGCGTGCGGCGGCACCAAGCTGGGAACCCGGAAAGGAAATCAGTACGTGGCATTTGCATTGGAATGAAAGATCGGCCGCTATTTTATTCCAGGGTCAGCCAGGTATAACTATCGGCCGGGATTTGCACCGTCAGGGTTATGTGGTAGTCGCGGGAGACGGTGTACGTCTTGCTTTGTCCGCCTTTTTCCCGGATCGTCACGGACTTATGAAGACCCGTATAGTACACTGGAAGGCTGATTACGCGGGTCAGCGGCTTCTCCGACGGATTGTACAGCATGGCCAGCCCTTTTTGCGGCAGTACAGGATTCACATGCAGGATACCGTCCCAGTCACGTCCGTCTGCCCGGCGGAGATGGATGATGTCGGAGTTAAGGATATCGCGGTACTTTTTGTACCAATCCACAACCCCGGCCACAGTCTGCCGGGTCTTTTCCGTGTCGAAAAGCCTGGGCCCGCGGTAGCAGGCCTGCACACCGGCTCCATA harbors:
- a CDS encoding glycosyltransferase family 2 protein, whose protein sequence is MKSISVVIPNYNGRHLFEKYFESNYRILQRLGTNVQIIVVDDASKDDSVAYLEEHYGDEITIIRKEQNSGFSHTCNLGIQQANNDLIFLLNTDVTLEEGYFEKLYKYFELEDTFGVMGRIIGMDDDNILDAARSPKILGRKIKPSNFFYLQDSDSLTPTFYLSGAIALMDTRKLKAINGFNEMFNPYYGEDQEMSIRAWRLGWKCYYEHNAVCRHEVSASTKGHKDNYSVKRIYFRNRYYMHHLHLHGIDLNLYHLQVILSDVIPSILTFQFYKAQAYFDFLQNMNELKLKKTAFTKQMKTYKSNIGIKEIMENIHFMLQHKQVIKL
- a CDS encoding ABC transporter ATP-binding protein, with the protein product MKTYFRLLSFAQPIARFAVPYIIFTVLGVIFNTLNLALLVPLLSTLFSTRETAVPVHKPESWWEVTDVMTYYAQLANQTYGPHTALQIVCGVIVLSVMFSNVFKYFSQRVMENLRIHTLLNLRKTVFDNVMNLHTGYFSNQRKGDIISKIASDVQVVQFSVTGTLQVVFKEPLQLIAYVFMLFAISVKLTFFAVLVIPISAFLISKIVKRLKEQATQAQQLFGLMISYLDEALSGIKIIKAFNATQDIKDKFHQENIRYSELGRKMARRQQLGGPVSEFLGVLMVAVIVLYGGTLILDNQSELTVPKFIGYIALFSQVMRPAKALTDSFSTIHAGIAAGERVLELIDEKPAIQDGPDAIHVQEFRESIRLHDLSFSYPGRQVLKSINLTIPKGKTIALVGPSGGGKSTLMDLIPRFIEADQGSVTLDGLDTRQIRLESLWSLIGVVNQESVLFNETIHANIAFGVPGATREAVEAAARVANAHEFIMQTEHGYNTNIGDRGVKLSGGQKQRLCIARAVLKNPPVMLLDEATSALDTESEKLVQEALNNLMRNRTSLVIAHRLSTIQSADCIVVLEDGCIVEQGNHAELMAREGLYRRLVDMQQFTEI
- a CDS encoding glycosyltransferase family 2 protein — translated: MMENAALVSIALCTYNGAEFLELQLQSVIAQSFKKWQLVVVDDCSTDETWNILQRYAGADERISLHRNADNMGYNRNFEKAVQLCDGDYIAICDQDDVWHPDKLQTQLNAMSDHQLVYHDSALIDQHGKPMHVSISERFNFYRGSEPEVFLYMNCVSGHTILMKRSLLQRALPFPHHFHYDQWLAFVAAGTGSIDFIPENLVQYRQHRNNNTDLLALHVKKRSAQERIRQLEREEEWLALCSRLGETHRELIGRLWQLCRIRNNSFMNLRYGIEIWKNRRTLLYLLKKPATSKFFYTLRKIWGRKAKVLA
- a CDS encoding glycosyltransferase family 2 protein, with the translated sequence MNPIVSIIIPSYNYGFVIGETLRNIQDQSFQNWEAIIVDDGSRDNTAAVVRQFVDTDARIRFFPQENKGVSAARNLGFQKANGKYIQFLDADDLLSRDKLTLQVDFLERNPDTDISYTDHIYFETNKPDIHYPDYEMNHHNWLPKIDARGYEVVNVLIYSNIAVVSSPLLRREIVEKVNGFPEYSNYTEDWEFWFLCAVNGARYTFLNHPDALTMIRIHQRNTSRNIQIMQAGELKYRKRIVANVQQSAFLSGEEKERLLAKNEASTHKLYKYMMYHANLASPEQLRTMYGLTSFKTFVSFYFKALNYKRKALFKKSR
- a CDS encoding glycosyltransferase family 2 protein → MVPENAQSPVEIDIIMLSYASSNALKKITEDAVRSLQASENPAEVKFNIVVLESNKSLKPYRYPGTTTLYPWQQFGYHRYMNIGIRKTSAPYVCICNNDLIFHPGWASEILKAFRSDPELVSVSPACSVHHPEHGIALNSGLHYGYEVRKELIGWCLLFKRSILKTTGRLDPAFKFWYADNDYSNTLQKFGLKHALVTSSIVDHLESRTLNTKNVKERLELTSRERFYYEYKWEGRSYFSYLNRLRKFYTELKKIR
- a CDS encoding glycosyltransferase, encoding MISIVICSVRPADLSQAKSSIEATIGVPHEIIAIDNAAARRGICAVYNEVTRAARYDIICYMHEDIEMLTPDWGQKIVEIFDENARLGIVGIAGGGYKSLCPSSWYNYHLQENGGFYCNLIQGYRHSGAPDKADLRNPRNEKLSRVACVDGCWFCARKEAAVRYPFDEHLLRRFHGYDLDFAIAAGQAYEVAVTFEILLRHFSEGNFDHTWLEEIVKVHEKWSHILPVNADNLPEKNLKSLERHVLTLFLQDCINKENFTKLQLLRLVWSTRRSRVATLSFPFKLMIALVRMRKSV
- a CDS encoding sialate O-acetylesterase, whose amino-acid sequence is MKRILFLLLLVVHTTAFAQLKLARLFSDHVVLQRQKPIPVWGWAAPGERVKVMLASQTLSTKADANGKWAVRFAPLEAGGPHTITATAKSGSLSVNDVLIGEVWLCSGQSNMEWTVASAKNYEQERKNADYPQIRHFRVDHEVTLTPEQDLKTGEWKVASPESVGGFSAVGFFFAREIYEKLHVPVGLLHSSWGGSQIEGWISKEAMLTDPELKSYVATMPKTWEQADGIMDEKLKKQLFKKAGYTPSPEDEKAYASGKAAFSAWQKVEDPIGQWDWKGLMGFRGQAFMAKEVDIPAEIASKETILSLPENDSPNVIWINGKIVHEGTQKGVRKITVPAGTWSAGSNQLVVKMGNMVANAWFGPGMMGSAGDLYVEAGGQKVSLAKDWYLMPSFASPHQYAHLMNNVGTTIYNAMIAPLVPFGIRGTLWYQGETNTGRAYQYRRTFPLMIKDWRKAWNDEFSFYWVQLSSFGPETDSNKGSNWAELREAQNMTLELPKTGMAVTTDVGNPKDIHPTNKQDVGHRLAVNALKMDYGMDLPYASPLYDKMSVEGSKAVITFKHAEQGLVVKDRYGYLKGFEIAGEDKVFHFAKAEVDGGKVIVSHPAVTRPVAVRYAWAYAPDDANLYGQDNLPASPFRTDDWPGTTINAKFE
- a CDS encoding outer membrane protein assembly factor BamB family protein, with the protein product MRFLQSVAAAAAFCGFAFITAGDQDGENSGKNWAEYLGGPGRNHYSTLSQINTGNVQKLKVAWTYAMPDSGQTQVNPLIVDGVLYGVTSGVQAFALDAATGRELWMFGDKSKVGSNTSRGLTYWTDGREKVIFHSMGPYLYALDARTGKIMERFGDHGRIDLHTGLPDIAQDKYMVSNTPGTIFEDLIIMPLRLSEESDAAPGDLRAFNVRTGKLEWTFHTIPYPGEFGYETFPPDAYQNTYTGGANNWAGMAIDRKSGILFVPTGSAGYDFYGGKRKGANLFANCLLAIDARTGKRIWHYQTMHHDIWDRDLPAPPNLITVKKNGKTLEAVAQVSKQGYVFVFERKTGKPVYPIKEVNAPLDALPGEFPWPTQPVPAQPAPFARQAYTLTEKDISPYAPDRDSLRAKFSTYRRELFAAPSREGTVIMPGFDGGAEWGGAAADPDRGILYVNSNEMAWILTMKDTPKASDLAALTPGQKVYSTYCTTCHGPERKGNAKSGYPSLLGIGQRRDHAYVSQLLTTGKGMMPGFTMLSAGEKAALIAFLFEEEKTEPGSDLPASRKTFLPYQSTGYNKFLDANGLPAIAPPWGTLNAINLNTGEYLWKIPFGEIESLRNKGIPVTGSENYGGPVVTAGGLLFIAATRDGKFHAYDKKTGKLLWETQLPAAGFATPSTYEVNGKQYVVIACGGTKLGTRKGNQYVAFALE